In Desulfovibrio sp. 86, the following proteins share a genomic window:
- the gadC gene encoding putative glutamine/gamma-aminobutyrate antiporter GadC yields MSIATIVVMNITAVVSLRFLPSEAEYGLGAIFYFALAAVVFLVPMSLVAAELATTYPEKGGVFRWVSEAYGPRWGFLAMSMLWIEVIPYFPTVLTFGAVSIAFMDPHISMAETIAANKWYITGFVLIVYWLSVLIALRGVGIFARVSKWCGIVGTIIPAGVVVILGFAYLFFSGKPPLIELSWGALLPDFTNFGNVVLAASIFLAYAGMEMNAVHVKDMDNPTKKYPIAITIASLGTVAIFLLSTLGIAFIVPKQDINLTQSLLLAYDLLFRWIDADWLGSVLAVMLAFGVLGGVVTWIAGPNTGMLAVAKAGYLPRWFQKTNRFGMGSRLMIVQAVIVSILSITFVIMPSVQAAFQILSQLTVILYLVMYMLMFASGIRLRQTQPARPRPYRVPAMYLWAALGFLGSLLAFALSFVPPVQISVGSPESYVMYLVVLVVIFVAIPLVIFAMRKPEWRDPDSDFEPFTWEKEKTQSQPGAQSPAAASSQS; encoded by the coding sequence ATGTCTATTGCCACAATTGTGGTAATGAATATCACCGCAGTCGTGAGCCTGCGTTTTCTTCCTTCAGAAGCGGAATACGGCCTGGGGGCAATTTTTTACTTTGCTCTTGCGGCCGTTGTTTTTCTTGTGCCCATGTCCCTTGTGGCCGCCGAGCTTGCCACGACCTATCCCGAAAAGGGGGGCGTGTTCCGTTGGGTGAGCGAAGCCTATGGCCCACGCTGGGGTTTTTTGGCCATGTCCATGCTGTGGATTGAAGTCATACCCTACTTTCCCACGGTGCTGACCTTCGGGGCCGTTTCCATAGCTTTTATGGACCCGCACATAAGCATGGCCGAAACCATTGCCGCCAACAAATGGTACATCACGGGCTTTGTGCTCATTGTGTACTGGCTTTCGGTGCTCATCGCCCTGCGCGGCGTCGGCATCTTTGCGCGGGTTTCCAAATGGTGCGGCATTGTGGGCACCATCATACCCGCAGGGGTCGTGGTCATACTGGGCTTTGCCTACCTGTTCTTCAGCGGCAAGCCGCCCTTGATCGAACTGAGCTGGGGCGCGCTTTTGCCCGACTTTACCAACTTCGGCAATGTCGTGCTGGCCGCCAGCATCTTTCTTGCCTACGCGGGCATGGAAATGAACGCCGTGCACGTCAAGGATATGGACAATCCCACCAAAAAATACCCCATTGCCATCACCATAGCCTCGCTCGGCACGGTGGCCATTTTCCTTCTGAGCACGCTTGGCATCGCCTTTATTGTGCCCAAGCAGGACATCAACCTTACCCAGAGCCTCTTGCTGGCCTATGACCTGCTGTTCAGGTGGATAGACGCCGACTGGCTGGGTTCCGTGCTGGCCGTCATGCTGGCTTTCGGCGTGCTGGGCGGCGTGGTCACCTGGATAGCCGGCCCCAATACGGGCATGCTGGCTGTGGCCAAGGCCGGATACCTGCCGCGCTGGTTCCAGAAGACCAACAGGTTCGGCATGGGCAGCCGCCTGATGATCGTTCAGGCGGTTATCGTGAGCATCCTGTCCATCACCTTTGTGATCATGCCCTCTGTGCAGGCGGCATTCCAGATTCTGTCGCAGCTGACCGTCATTTTGTATCTTGTCATGTACATGCTCATGTTTGCCAGCGGCATCCGCCTGCGGCAGACGCAGCCAGCCCGGCCCCGGCCCTACCGCGTGCCCGCCATGTATCTTTGGGCCGCCCTGGGCTTTTTGGGTTCCCTGCTGGCCTTTGCGCTCAGTTTTGTGCCGCCGGTGCAGATATCCGTGGGCAGTCCGGAGAGCTACGTCATGTACCTTGTGGTGCTGGTGGTCATTTTTGTCGCCATTCCTCTGGTGATCTTCGCCATGCGCAAGCCGGAATGGCGTGACCCCGACTCGGACTTCGAGCCGTTCACCTGGGAGAAGGAAAAGACCCAGAGCCAGCCAGGGGCGCAAAGCCCCGCTGCCGCAAGTTCCCAGTCGTAA